One window from the genome of Candidatus Goldiibacteriota bacterium encodes:
- a CDS encoding PTS sugar transporter subunit IIB translates to MPILLTRIDDRLIHGQVVVGWAQSLKADHIIVVNDDVVNNDMQKFLFRMATPTEINLSIISVKEAAIKIKNREFDDDKAIILVKSPKDICGVIEAGGKVGEINIGGMHFSDTKVQLYDAIFVDGDDVAAFQRINQLGVALEVRMVPTDSKKDIFKAIKEKFIK, encoded by the coding sequence ATGCCTATTCTGCTTACAAGGATAGACGACAGGTTAATACACGGCCAGGTTGTTGTGGGCTGGGCGCAGTCTTTAAAAGCGGATCACATAATAGTTGTTAATGACGATGTGGTTAATAATGATATGCAGAAATTTCTTTTCCGTATGGCTACGCCCACGGAAATAAATCTCTCCATTATCAGCGTTAAAGAAGCCGCGATAAAGATAAAAAACAGGGAATTTGATGACGACAAGGCGATTATACTGGTGAAAAGCCCCAAGGATATCTGCGGCGTAATTGAAGCCGGAGGAAAAGTGGGCGAGATAAATATAGGCGGAATGCATTTTTCCGACACAAAGGTGCAGTTATATGACGCTATTTTTGTTGACGGCGATGATGTGGCGGCTTTTCAGCGTATTAATCAGCTGGGCGTGGCGCTTGAAGTAAGAATGGTGCCCACTGATTCAAAGAAAGATATTTTTAAGGCCATAAAAGAAAAATTCATAAAATGA
- a CDS encoding UTP--glucose-1-phosphate uridylyltransferase: MKIKKAVIPVAGMGTRFMPYTKAVPKEMLPIIDIPSIHFIVEEALNSGIEEVLFITADGKGSIKEYFEKKPALEKILKKKAGPEILNQYYRIPVDFKKSFITQKTPKGLGDAIMHAKSFVGNESFAVFLPDDIVFSRVPVMKQMIDTMAKFKKHVIGVEAVDKKMISSYGIIKPEKIGDKVYKITDMAEKPSVKDAFSNLGIVGRYILPSSIFGYIKETKPGKNGEIQLTDALRMVMHNEGLIADEFDGDRCDTGDKYGYLLAIIKYGAAQEKIKSRLKKDIKKIFSF; encoded by the coding sequence ATGAAGATAAAAAAAGCTGTAATACCGGTAGCGGGAATGGGCACACGTTTTATGCCTTATACAAAAGCCGTCCCTAAAGAGATGCTTCCTATAATAGATATACCGTCAATTCATTTTATAGTTGAAGAAGCTTTAAATTCAGGGATTGAAGAGGTGCTTTTTATCACCGCTGACGGTAAAGGCAGTATAAAAGAGTATTTTGAAAAGAAGCCCGCGCTGGAAAAAATATTAAAGAAAAAGGCGGGGCCGGAAATATTAAACCAGTATTACAGGATACCGGTTGATTTTAAAAAAAGTTTTATAACGCAGAAAACGCCTAAAGGGCTTGGCGACGCAATTATGCACGCAAAGAGTTTTGTCGGGAATGAGAGTTTTGCGGTATTTCTTCCGGATGATATAGTTTTCTCGCGTGTCCCCGTTATGAAACAGATGATTGACACTATGGCAAAATTTAAAAAGCACGTCATAGGCGTTGAGGCGGTTGACAAAAAAATGATAAGTTCTTACGGTATTATAAAGCCGGAAAAGATAGGCGATAAGGTCTATAAAATTACTGATATGGCTGAAAAGCCTTCGGTTAAAGACGCGTTTTCCAACCTTGGCATTGTGGGAAGGTATATTCTGCCGTCTTCTATTTTTGGTTATATTAAAGAGACAAAGCCCGGTAAAAACGGCGAGATTCAGTTAACAGACGCCCTGCGTATGGTAATGCATAATGAAGGGCTGATAGCGGATGAATTTGACGGCGACAGATGCGATACAGGGGATAAATACGGATACCTGCTGGCTATAATAAAATATGGCGCGGCGCAGGAAAAAATAAAAAGCAGGCTGAAGAAAGATATTAAGAAAATATTCAGCTTTTAG
- the ptsP gene encoding phosphoenolpyruvate--protein phosphotransferase has product MYKGIPASPGIVIGQAYVINKKSAEITKRAVAPELIEAEIQRLRKAVEKTKIDIMSIKEKVIYDIGNSEADIFNAYLMLLEDRMFAGKSETIIKTESVNAEYALMQVLKEYAEFFNKISDSYLKERGRDISGLVEKIIKNLAELKTKDSDAPAEKYIVVAHDLTPADTAEMDKGKVMGFVTEVGGATSHTAIVARSLEIPAVVGVRDITGTLNTGDVLILDGEKGIVAVNPGAKVMNAYKEEQKKYTLKLRMLKRLKTLEAVTVDKHKVELNANIEFPEEIGAVIENNADGVGLFRTEFIYMNKMNLPSEEEQFESYKTVISKMGGKSVTIRTMDIGGDKFLPYFKIMPEQNPFLGLRAIRLSLANQNIFRLQLRAILRASAFGKAKIMFPMISVIEEIEEAKKILEEVKFELKSKKVPFDEHIKVGTMIEVPSAVLMSAEIARHVDFFSIGTNDLIQYTVAVDRGNEAVSHLYDGLNPAVLRSIKMTVDSAHRNGIKVSVCGEMAGQPYLAFLLIGLGVDELSGNAASLLSVKKMVRSIKFQSALETADAALKMEKASEIKNFLTGRVNQLLYETEKGA; this is encoded by the coding sequence ATGTATAAAGGAATACCGGCCTCTCCGGGAATTGTAATCGGGCAGGCCTATGTAATAAACAAAAAGAGCGCGGAGATTACAAAAAGGGCGGTTGCCCCCGAGCTTATAGAAGCTGAAATTCAAAGGCTTAGGAAAGCCGTTGAAAAGACCAAAATTGACATTATGTCAATTAAGGAAAAGGTCATATATGATATCGGCAATTCCGAAGCGGATATCTTTAACGCTTATCTGATGCTTCTTGAAGACCGGATGTTTGCAGGAAAATCAGAGACGATAATAAAAACAGAGTCTGTAAACGCGGAATACGCTCTTATGCAGGTGTTAAAGGAATACGCGGAGTTTTTCAATAAAATTTCCGACAGCTATTTAAAAGAACGCGGCAGGGATATATCCGGGCTTGTTGAAAAAATTATCAAAAACCTGGCTGAATTAAAAACCAAAGACAGCGACGCGCCGGCTGAAAAGTATATTGTTGTGGCGCATGACCTTACTCCCGCGGACACCGCGGAGATGGATAAGGGTAAAGTGATGGGTTTTGTAACGGAAGTAGGGGGAGCCACATCCCATACCGCGATTGTGGCAAGGTCTCTTGAAATACCGGCGGTGGTCGGCGTGCGCGATATTACGGGAACGCTGAATACGGGGGATGTTCTTATACTTGACGGCGAAAAGGGGATTGTGGCGGTAAATCCCGGCGCTAAAGTAATGAATGCTTATAAAGAAGAACAGAAGAAGTACACGCTTAAACTGCGTATGCTAAAGAGGTTAAAAACCCTTGAAGCGGTGACGGTGGATAAGCATAAAGTGGAACTTAATGCCAATATAGAATTTCCGGAAGAAATAGGCGCGGTTATTGAAAATAACGCCGACGGCGTTGGGCTTTTCAGGACGGAATTTATTTATATGAATAAGATGAACCTGCCTTCGGAAGAAGAACAGTTTGAATCCTACAAAACCGTAATATCGAAAATGGGCGGTAAATCTGTTACGATAAGGACGATGGATATTGGCGGCGATAAATTTCTTCCGTATTTCAAGATAATGCCCGAACAGAATCCGTTTCTTGGTTTAAGGGCAATAAGGCTTTCGCTTGCAAATCAGAATATTTTCAGGCTGCAGTTAAGGGCAATACTGCGTGCTTCGGCTTTTGGCAAGGCCAAAATAATGTTCCCGATGATTTCAGTTATTGAAGAAATAGAAGAGGCCAAGAAGATTTTAGAAGAAGTAAAGTTTGAACTGAAAAGCAAAAAAGTCCCGTTTGACGAGCATATAAAAGTGGGAACGATGATAGAAGTGCCCTCGGCGGTATTAATGTCCGCTGAAATAGCCCGGCACGTGGATTTCTTCAGCATAGGCACAAATGACCTTATTCAGTATACTGTTGCCGTGGACAGGGGTAATGAAGCTGTTTCGCACCTTTATGACGGGCTTAATCCGGCTGTTTTAAGAAGCATTAAAATGACTGTTGACAGCGCGCACAGAAACGGCATTAAAGTTTCGGTATGCGGTGAAATGGCAGGCCAGCCTTATCTGGCGTTTCTGCTTATAGGGCTTGGTGTGGATGAACTTTCAGGCAATGCCGCTTCTCTTTTGTCGGTTAAAAAAATGGTGCGCAGTATTAAGTTTCAAAGCGCGCTTGAAACGGCGGATGCCGCGTTAAAGATGGAAAAAGCCTCTGAAATTAAGAACTTCCTGACCGGAAGGGTCAATCAGCTGCTTTATGAAACTGAGAAAGGGGCTTAA
- a CDS encoding PTS system mannose/fructose/sorbose family transporter subunit IID, with amino-acid sequence MKKISAWDLLYSGIKLNFLQASWNFERLQNAGFLFSIMNILKKIYGKGTPEMAAAMKRHISFFNTHIFFSSAALGVIARLEEDISNQEPAAKEREIENTKMGIMGPLAAIGDSLFWSGIKPFALLIGVVIVMLGGTQRPGLWIWAAAAAFFLYNLPRVAIKYFLLFKAYYQHQALFGLIQKIKFQDILRSIKITGMGVLGMFAGIYAVTDEYYIASHFVDSLLLAFVFFVTVSVLKRKVSVSRILMILMTVCIIIAYIF; translated from the coding sequence ATGAAAAAAATAAGCGCATGGGACCTTTTATACAGCGGAATAAAACTTAATTTTCTTCAGGCTTCCTGGAATTTTGAAAGGCTGCAGAATGCGGGTTTTCTTTTTTCGATTATGAATATACTTAAAAAGATATACGGCAAAGGCACGCCGGAAATGGCAGCCGCGATGAAAAGGCATATAAGTTTTTTCAATACGCATATTTTCTTCAGTTCTGCGGCGCTTGGCGTAATAGCCAGGCTTGAAGAAGATATATCCAATCAGGAACCGGCTGCGAAAGAGCGTGAGATTGAAAATACAAAAATGGGCATAATGGGGCCTTTGGCTGCCATAGGCGATTCCCTTTTCTGGTCGGGGATAAAACCTTTTGCCCTGCTTATAGGGGTTGTTATAGTGATGCTTGGCGGGACGCAGCGCCCGGGATTGTGGATTTGGGCGGCGGCGGCGGCGTTTTTTCTTTATAATCTGCCAAGGGTTGCCATTAAGTACTTTCTTCTGTTTAAGGCTTATTATCAGCATCAGGCGCTTTTTGGCCTGATACAGAAAATTAAATTTCAGGACATATTAAGAAGCATCAAGATAACAGGTATGGGAGTTCTTGGAATGTTCGCGGGAATATACGCGGTAACCGATGAATATTATATAGCTTCTCATTTTGTGGACAGCCTTCTTTTGGCTTTTGTTTTCTTTGTAACGGTGTCGGTGTTAAAACGCAAGGTTTCTGTATCCAGAATTCTTATGATTTTAATGACCGTCTGCATAATAATAGCATACATATTTTAA
- a CDS encoding HPr family phosphocarrier protein — protein sequence MEYSKKVKVINKLGFHLRAVAVFVKESEKYKSLIKVKNGDVEADGKSIMGLMTLIAAQGMEIEIKAEGQDAKEAVSKLVKVIENRFGEKE from the coding sequence ATGGAATACAGCAAAAAGGTTAAAGTAATAAACAAACTTGGTTTCCACTTAAGGGCGGTGGCCGTTTTTGTGAAAGAATCGGAAAAGTATAAATCGCTCATTAAAGTAAAAAACGGCGATGTGGAAGCCGACGGCAAAAGTATAATGGGTTTAATGACCCTTATAGCGGCGCAGGGTATGGAAATAGAAATAAAGGCGGAAGGGCAGGATGCGAAGGAAGCCGTAAGCAAGCTTGTTAAAGTCATTGAAAACAGATTTGGGGAGAAAGAATAA
- a CDS encoding PTS sugar transporter subunit IIC, with product MELQNFLTNINIYVVLLAAFAAAMLEIDNYFVGMTLISQPIFAGALIGFIFNGDIYTGVLMGAIVQLLWINAPPVGAYVPPSASAIAMSATVLASSMGQQIQEDTSTPVLMFTLLSAAGIGYFVGLMDVWNRKFNTKIMHLFEDKIKAGRQSFVTMIQVSAIAAKLLRDFLVYAVVFSVGVYLANAIYITLPDQIIDALGYAFWAMPAIGIAVVFDMFRTKTGEGLFVAVFALTYLIFSFRKPDVFLFLAAVLTASVFVVYNSVWGKKGKTT from the coding sequence ATGGAATTGCAGAATTTTCTTACAAACATAAATATCTATGTGGTATTGCTGGCGGCTTTTGCGGCGGCGATGCTGGAAATAGATAATTACTTCGTCGGAATGACGCTTATCTCGCAGCCTATATTTGCGGGCGCGCTGATTGGTTTTATATTTAACGGAGATATATACACGGGAGTCCTTATGGGAGCGATTGTTCAGCTGCTTTGGATAAACGCTCCTCCTGTGGGCGCTTATGTTCCGCCTTCGGCTTCGGCAATTGCCATGTCGGCAACAGTGCTGGCATCATCGATGGGGCAGCAGATACAGGAAGATACCAGCACTCCGGTACTTATGTTTACACTGTTAAGCGCTGCCGGCATAGGTTATTTTGTTGGCCTTATGGATGTATGGAACAGGAAATTTAACACAAAAATAATGCACCTTTTTGAAGATAAGATAAAAGCCGGCAGGCAGTCTTTTGTGACAATGATACAGGTATCCGCTATTGCGGCAAAATTATTAAGGGATTTTCTTGTTTATGCGGTTGTTTTTTCCGTCGGTGTGTATCTGGCGAATGCTATTTATATAACCCTTCCGGATCAGATTATTGACGCCCTTGGTTATGCTTTCTGGGCGATGCCGGCAATTGGAATTGCTGTTGTTTTTGATATGTTCAGGACCAAAACGGGAGAAGGGCTTTTTGTGGCCGTGTTTGCTTTAACGTACCTTATATTCTCGTTCCGTAAGCCCGATGTCTTTCTTTTTCTGGCGGCTGTTTTAACCGCGTCTGTATTTGTGGTTTATAATTCCGTCTGGGGAAAAAAAGGAAAAACAACATGA